The following proteins come from a genomic window of Anaerobutyricum hallii:
- a CDS encoding YbbR-like domain-containing protein, translated as MKSQKNNMWMKILSVVIAVLIWLFVANTNDPVITKRFYSIPVKITNEDALTKRGYAYEILDGEEVNITVKGKSSIVRSMGITDFQAVADFSKLSKVDAVPIDVTAKKYADQLDITLGTTNTMKIKKDEVVTISVPVNITVKGDPAEGYAVGRATSTPNLIKVSGPENLLSSAKEIRATVSVDDISHDVTATDKPVLYDEEGKKISNNQIEFDTSSISIYVELWKTKTVDVKLSYTGEPAKNYHLVSFDYEPKQITIAAPDDTLESLDSITLDSVSIDGLKENYEKDIDLTQAVLPDDVILAGDDANDVKVKATIEKITSHKLSFEKKDINVTNNSNGYKVAYDKDNDYSILVDGPSSVVDSLAIKDFVPWIDVNGLEPGTHEVSLHVRDVEGVTVGATTKLKITLKENK; from the coding sequence AAAAGTCAGAAAAATAATATGTGGATGAAGATACTTTCTGTCGTCATAGCAGTCTTAATATGGCTTTTTGTGGCAAATACAAACGATCCGGTAATTACGAAGAGGTTTTACAGTATTCCTGTAAAGATTACGAATGAGGATGCGCTTACAAAACGAGGATATGCTTACGAAATTCTCGATGGTGAAGAAGTCAATATTACAGTAAAAGGAAAGAGCAGTATTGTACGTTCCATGGGAATTACAGATTTTCAGGCGGTTGCAGATTTTTCAAAGCTGTCTAAAGTTGATGCAGTACCAATTGATGTTACGGCAAAGAAGTACGCCGATCAGTTAGATATTACATTGGGAACAACAAACACGATGAAGATTAAGAAGGATGAAGTCGTGACGATCAGTGTTCCGGTCAACATTACAGTAAAAGGAGATCCGGCAGAAGGATATGCTGTTGGTCGAGCTACAAGTACCCCGAATCTGATCAAGGTAAGTGGACCGGAGAATTTACTTTCTTCTGCGAAAGAAATTCGTGCAACGGTCAGTGTAGATGATATTTCTCATGATGTTACAGCAACAGATAAGCCGGTGCTATATGATGAGGAAGGTAAGAAGATAAGCAACAACCAGATAGAATTTGATACATCATCCATAAGTATTTATGTGGAACTGTGGAAGACGAAAACCGTAGATGTAAAGCTCTCTTATACAGGGGAGCCTGCAAAGAATTATCATCTGGTTTCGTTTGACTATGAACCAAAGCAGATCACGATCGCAGCACCGGATGATACATTAGAAAGTCTGGACTCTATTACACTTGACAGTGTATCCATTGATGGACTCAAGGAAAATTATGAGAAGGATATTGATCTGACACAGGCAGTGCTTCCGGATGATGTGATATTAGCCGGAGACGATGCAAATGACGTGAAAGTCAAGGCAACGATTGAAAAGATAACTTCTCATAAGTTGTCGTTTGAGAAAAAAGATATTAATGTAACAAATAATAGTAATGGTTACAAAGTTGCTTATGATAAGGATAATGACTATTCGATCCTGGTAGATGGACCATCCTCTGTTGTGGATAGTCTGGCGATAAAAGATTTTGTTCCATGGATAGATGTGAATGGTTTAGAACCCGGAACACATGAAGTATCTTTGCACGTGAGAGATGTTGAGGGAGTTACCGTAGGAGCCACAACAAAGCTCAAGATTACTTTAAAAGAAAATAAGTAA